In Malania oleifera isolate guangnan ecotype guangnan chromosome 8, ASM2987363v1, whole genome shotgun sequence, a single window of DNA contains:
- the LOC131161609 gene encoding uncharacterized protein LOC131161609, translating to MGKRKSQRKTAVPSDFQDDESVSSTLTDQSDPALAKGVEDVRLEDVELNKDSLLDQSLDALFEKRASTREKALSSIVQAFSSNLQHEFAEKNFVTLLHRCLSSIKRGFSKEIPLASRAIGLLALTLGSGDSAHEIFKESIPVFSQALKSPSQSSNPSALVECLAIITFVGENDPQEVERVVQIMWQLVNPKRGSNVVATKPSVELMTATVSASSFLLTIMNGWRCKDWQESVSYFSTLLDKDDRSIRKAAGEALAVIFETGNFEKFFAEAKGSTDGSIHERDNSLKGYEHIQGLRAKILNQVRNLSMEAGNKGSSKKNLKSQRDLFRDILEFLEYGSCPETYTLIGDDPLTTSTWSEMIQLNLLKHFLGGGFLKHMQDNEFLHAVFGFAPTKRVLSGNDPRIFRGNKRIPTSSNGKARTKFLNKQRMLSQERNGGVSSSGWDSEQEGLYDD from the exons ATGGGAAAGC GTAAGTCTCAGCGTAAAACGGCTGTTCCGTCAGACTTTCAGGACGATGAGAGTGTGAGTTCGACGTTGACTGACCAGTCGGATCCTGCCCTTGCTAAGGGGGTTGAAGACGTCCGGCTTGAAGACGTCGAGCTTAACAAGGACAGCTTACTTGATCAATCTCTTGATGCTCTATTTGAGAAGAG GGCTTCTACAAGAGAGAAGGCTTTGTCATCAATTGTTCAGGCTTTTAGCAGCAACTTGCAGCATGAGTTTGCGGAGAAGAA TTTTGTTACCTTACTGCATCGGTGTTTGAGTTCAATCAAGCGCGGGTTTTCCAAAGAGATACCTCTTGCATCACGTGCCATCG GATTGTTAGCTTTGACACTTGGTTCTGGGGATAGTGCACATGAAATATTCAAGGAGTCAATCCCTGTTTTTTCACAGGCTCTCAAATCTCCATCTCAATCATCTAACCCATCAGCT TTAGTGGAGTGTTTGGCTATCATCacttttgttggggaaaatgatcCCCAGGAGGTAGAGAGGGTAGTGCAAATTATGTGGCAATTGGTCAATCCAAAACGGGGTTCCAAT GTTGTTGCAACTAAGCCTTCAGTTGAATTAATGACAGCAACTGTGTCTGCTAGCTCTTTTCTTCTTACAATTATGAATGGATGGAGATGCAAAGATTGGCAGGA GTCAGTTTCTTATTTTTCTACCTTGCTAGATAAGGATGACCGATCTATACGCAAAGCAGCTGGTGAAGCACTGGCTGTAATATTTGAGACAGGAAATTTCGAAAAGTTCTTTGCTGAGGCTAAAGGTTCTACTGATGGCTCAATTCATGAAAGAGATAATTCTTTGAAAGGATACGAACATATACAAGGATTGAGGGCGAAAATCTTAAATCAAGTGAGAAACCTTTCTATGGAGGCAGGTAATAAAGGTTCTAGTAAGAAAAATCTTAAAAGCCAGCGGGATCTGTTTCGGGATATATTGGAATTTCTTGAG TATGGATCCTGCCCTGAAACATATACGCTGATAGGTGATGATCCACTAACCACATCGACGTGGTCCGAAATGATACAG CTGAACCTTTTGAAGCATTTTCTTGGGGGAGGATTTCTGAAGCACATGCAG GATAATGAATTTCTTCATGCTGTCTTTGGGTTTGCACCAACAAAAAGGGTACTATCAGGAAATGATCCGCGTATATTTAGAGGGAATAAG AGGATACCAACTTCATCAAATGGTAAAGCAAGGACCAAGTTTCTGAACAAGCAGCGGATGTTATCTCAG GAAAGGAACGGTGGCGTCTCTTCATCTGGTTGGGACAGTGAGCAGGAAGGGTTGTATGATGATTGA